One candidate division WWE3 bacterium DNA window includes the following coding sequences:
- a CDS encoding prepilin-type N-terminal cleavage/methylation domain-containing protein, with protein MKIIFNRLTGFRVKPGMTGGVGYEGGFTLVELLIVIAVMVVIFAAIIPSFNNFTKSQYLEQATQQLINDLRSAQSKAQQGVSVGGATAYCWFLLTGNTASSAYTVGTSNAAVCTASNTVSTLSLPNSISFKDAGGKSIYFNQLTGSLNNAASTITIQIGNDTVNKCVNIDPSGNIYATSC; from the coding sequence AATTATTTTTAATCGGTTGACTGGATTCCGGGTCAAGCCCGGAATGACAGGTGGGGTTGGTTATGAGGGTGGGTTCACTCTCGTGGAGTTACTAATCGTCATTGCGGTGATGGTGGTGATTTTTGCGGCCATTATCCCCTCTTTTAACAACTTTACTAAAAGTCAGTATTTGGAACAAGCGACGCAGCAGCTCATAAATGACCTCCGCAGTGCCCAATCAAAGGCTCAACAAGGCGTTAGCGTTGGCGGGGCGACGGCTTACTGTTGGTTTTTGTTGACCGGTAACACAGCGTCGTCAGCATATACAGTTGGTACTTCTAACGCCGCCGTTTGTACCGCTTCCAATACCGTTTCTACTTTAAGTTTGCCAAATTCTATTTCTTTTAAAGATGCTGGCGGTAAGAGTATCTATTTTAATCAGCTGACCGGATCTCTTAACAACGCGGCTTCAACAATAACAATCCAAATCGGTAATGACACGGTTAACAAATGCGTTAACATTGATCCTTCAGGAAATATTTATGCAACGTCTTGCTAA